The Leptodactylus fuscus isolate aLepFus1 chromosome 1, aLepFus1.hap2, whole genome shotgun sequence nucleotide sequence ggtgacctccaatttatacgaatgggggatttaacattcggttaatttgagactgtgaactatgtgactgtgagacagggacagatgtacaggcagggttagctaggaattacctttatttaggtgggaatgttactcacacagctctgtggggctctatctggttgggatccctgtcagcttgcaatatgcacgagctgactttttcccataggaaaccTCTCAACGTTTCCCTTACCTACTGCAGTATAATGATTCATGTTTGTCACTAACAGTTTATGTATTATTAGGAGTTTAATTTAGGAAGCTATCCCGGTTATTCCCGATCAGGACCGACTTCCTCCCTGGTCTTTTCTATTTACTATatctctcagggctcgttcacatctgcgacgggtctccgtacttgaggtttccgtttcctgcctaaaacagaggcaggagacggaaacctgcaggagactttctcacccattcatttgaatgggtgagaaagctgtccggccgtgcgcggcagtgagcgttttgcgctctccgccgcgaaaccgggttttttaatccggacacagagttggacatgcagtactctgtgtccggataaaaaaatccggtttcgtggcggagagcctaaaacgctcaccgccgcgcacggtcggacccggtctatggtttccgtcttctggcatgcagaagacggaaaccatagaacggaggccgtgaacgcaggtgtgaacctagcgtcagcttgCCCCTTCCCAGAACACGGACACCTGCTacatagaaatgagcgaacagtaaaatattcgatattcgatatttgtttcgaatagcccctcaatattcgactattcgaatgaatatggaaccccattatagtctatggggaaaaaatgctcatttcaggggatcccactctccgactcaggagagtcaccaagtccactatgacaccccaggaaatgatgccaacaccctggaatgcaactgggacagcagaggaagcatgcctgggggcatctaacatgcccaagtcactgtattacgtcgggatccctgtcagcttgcaatatgcatgagctgactttttcccataggaatgcattgactagcgttgattggccgaatgccatacagaagtacggcattcggccaaacaacgctggttctgcctgaggcttgtctgtgagtaggtggagtctaagatcggaccagaatggatgctgtggaccgatcttagactccgcctcctccggcagaaccagcgttgattggccgaatgctgtactctgtatggcattcggccaatcaacactggtcaatgcattcctatgccaagatgtagcagtgctggccgtgctctCAGCTcgcctactccggagatgcagccaagcttagccacactcagctctgctgcatcagagatgcgctgaaccatgctgcacactcatctctgcagggttcagcgcaccagagaaccgctgctacaccagagaactgctgaccatgaccatgaccatggaccgtaaatcacatgatcatggagtttttacttctagaggataaaactctgaccatggtcatgtgatttacggtccatggtcatgtgatgagcacacaggtgccgctcgttatagtcacagcacagtaatcagacatttgactggtaatcagctgtgcacctgtgtgctcatcacatgaccatggaccgtaaatcacatgaccatggtctgagtTTTatacactagaagtaacagaatgaaagacagcaagcagagatctaaaaaactgtgaggaattgatacagaaagtatattggaaaattatatatctttttattgtacaaacaataacatttgtctttgtCTCTTAAAATTGGTGtgaaagtggccaaaccctttaaggccagggccccacaggtcggaaatgccgcaatttgcctggCCGGAGATGACGCGGGAAAAATCTCGCCATGGCTTCCTCTTAAATAtaataacagaaagtccgcggaggaaaactcagcgaattttctgtttaaagcactgtgggaagaaccacgatgcattcctgccacggtttttcccgcagcgctttataactgcaggtcgtcccatggggccttagccttaaaggtttTTTCGTCTCTACTAACTAACCTACTTGTGGCTACCTAGTAGTGAAAAGTGAATTGCAGCTTTTAATCTTTTTTGTTAGCATGTGGTAATATGTTGAATTGGTTTTAAGACAACTGGAATCTTAAACCAAAATGGAGTTACTTGTGGACACATTGGCAGggtcggctccaggtttttatgggcccttgggcaacagagcctcagtgggcctccttgtaaaggaggcgggggagtcgagacactgtgcattgcagatgaagcaagtgacgtcacgcaggagtgtggcatcatcaacgccatacctcccaacttttaaagaatagaaagaggggaaaaatgtgcGCCGCGCTCTGTGCGCCGCAGCaagtttggctccacccacttttatgttgactccgcccactaattcatttatcatgtgctcccacacagtatgatcctcctacagtcacctgtaaattatatgccctccctccatctctcccccagtttcatatacacccttcctctgcccccagtttcatgtcccccctccacctctgtccccagtttcatcacgttctcccccttcatctgcccacagtttcatgtcccccgtctctgccccagtctcatgctgttccaccccctcatctgccccagtgtcatgccgttcccccctccccttcatttgccccccagtttcattgggccccctccatctctgtccccagtttcatgctgttctctccccaccccctttatcttccccagtgtcatgccattccccccctccccttcatttgcccccccagtttcattgggccccctccatctctgtccccagtgtcatgccattcccccctccccttcatttgccccccccagtttcattgggccccctccatctctgtccccagtttcatgccgttctctccccacccccttcatcttccccagtgtcatgctgttccccccctccccttcatttgccccccagtttcatgggcccccttcattatgttccaccttaatataatacaaaacaaacacttacactcaccttccatcgttcccccgacgctcctctctccgctctcactccattcacatagacgattaaagcaggagctgtgagcacagctcctgctttaaagccgcggcccggcttgcgtgtataAGCGctgtgtgatgacgtcatcacgcctacacatgcaatccgggccgcggctttaaagcaggagctgcgctcaaagctcctgctttaatcgtctatgtattcagcccccctcccgctcctgataatactcatctatggacgagcgctgtgagccgagggagggggcgttcctccccgctccacagcacagcgtgattggcgccgcgaggcagaaggacgtctctggctaactgtcagaaacgcccttctgaccatagaagagctacggtaccggaccgtaagctcttcacaccgggcacagatcgggaaagccgacagtgcgctgaactcagcgcactgtcagctttccggcagtatataacactgtatgtgcccagatatggtgaaaggtcctctttaactatctATTTTTATAGAGCCAGGGAAATGCCTCCCCTTATTTTAGGAGAAAATGGGAAATAtttttcaccatctgctgtgcatttACATCTGGAAAGCGATTCCTCTTTTGTGCCCTGCTGTTTGTCAGAAAACAATACTTTATAGCCATGTATATTACATTGTTTTACCCAGGATTAACTCACTtaacaatgtaaaataaataggCATAGACTATTGGTTTTGCACATAGCAGGCactgagactccaacacagatgtgaaccttgtCTCTAAAACAATTGTTTTTGGAAATCTTCTAGAAATTGCAGAAAATTGCTGttagacttgtaagccttataatgccgtagaaaaaaaaataaaggacatATAAAATATGACGCAAGCATAAAACAGATGTATAGTAAATAATATTTGATGGTATGATTATCTGTCTGAAAGTAGAAagtttaaaattttgaaaaatgtgaATTTTTGCCAAACTTCTGATAACAACCAAAATTTGCCACTAATATGAAATGCAATGGGTCATGTAAATAAATCTTAAAATAACTTGTATTAAAGTTAGTGTTCCACAGTTATCACCATGTACATTGAAATGTCCGATTTGAGAATTTGTGCTCCGTCAGAAAGTCCAAAACTCGCTGCGGTGGTAAGGATATAAATAGTTATTCCAATCTTAGTCATTTTTGGTACATTCGTAAGTTTGGAATTCCAGAACATAGGATGAGAAATGTAAAATTATTGCCTAAAAGAAAGGTCTATGGTTCTATGAACAACCTAATATACTTTTTCCCAAAAACTGCCACTTTCTGTAGTTGTCTGGTTATAGAACCCCTGCTATATTTAGTTGCAATTTCTATACATTTTTTAGGGTACCAGAAAATCTGAAAATCTGTCAGTAGATAAAAATAATTCTAGCTCCAGCCAATAACTTCCTGTATGGCTTGTCTTACTTGGCTGTTTCTCAATGTATAGATAAATGGGTTTAGCATTGGTGTTATTATGGTGTTCAGAACTACTGCTGCTATGTTGAAGTCTATGGTAAATCCGTTAATGAAACGCAAACACATGATGACAGAGCCTGAATAGAATAAGAAAACAAGGATAAGGTGGGAAGAACAGGTTGAGAAAGTCTTCCATCGCTGTCCGCCAGACCGGATTTTAAAAATGGCTACGATAATAAATGTATATGACACTATGATGCATGTAAGTGATCCAAGTATGGTAAAAGATGAGGCCATTAGATTTAGATGATTTATAAGGCTAATGTCTTCACAGACAAGCTTTAAAATTGGATCAATGTCACAAAAAAAGTGTTCGATAACATTAGAACCACAAAACCGTAGGTTGAAAAAAAGAATTGTAGGCAGTAACGTCTCGGCAAAGCCGCACAACCAGGAACCTGCAGCAAGGTACAGACATAATCTGTGGTTCATCACAGTAATATAATGTAAAGGTTGACATATTGCCACATACCTATCGAAAGACATAACAGCTAAAAGAAAGAAGTCAACGGAACCTAGGACAAAATAGAAATAACACTGTAAAATGCAACCCCAATAGGAGATTACACGGTTTCCAGATGCAACTACAGACAGAAACTTTGGTGTGACTGTTGAAGTAACACATATTTCTACGATGGACAAGttagaaagaaagaaatacatAGGAGTATGGAGACGCTGATGTTTCAAGGTAAGCGTGACTATGAGAATATTTCCAGCCAAAGTGATCAAGTAGGAGACTAGAAGGAGCGAGAAAATGAAGTTCTGAAGATACCTAGAGTAATGTAATTCTATCAGAAGAAAAGTCCGAGTAGTATTAAACATTCTCATATAGGTTTCGTTTTATAATGGTTATTGCTATATTCTCCAGAAGACGAGCCGTAACAGGAAATGATGATGTATACCTGAAACATGAAACATGTAATGAGATACAGAAGCCATTATATCATCAGTAACTAAGGTGTAAACATGAGAAGAAGAATTAACTTGGGGCATTGGTAACAGTGAGGCCAAAATGAAGGAAGAATATGAGAGGGTAGTGAAAGATGCTTCATGGGAATAATCTCACATTAGGGGTATACTGGGACTGAAAGGTATGATATTATGGGTGCACAGTAGTGCGGTTGATATGGTGGGTGTACAGGGATTGAAGTGTTTGATATAAAACATGCTAGGAGAATTTTGTTAGTAAAGCTACTGATATAGAGGACTATAGGAGTGAAGTATCTAATATGAGAGTATAATGGAGCCAAAGAGTACAAAGGATCTGATATGGAAATGTCCAGAGCTGTGAACAGGGAGGGGCATAGATGAAGACTCATGTACTTCTTTGTAAATGTTCACCAACTTCTCACATCTGCCAGATTTGGCCCATCCATATGGCAGAATTGCTTGGTTCCTTAAATGACCCATCAATGCAGAACTAGCAGACAGGTTCATTACTAGCGTCTTAAAAATATAGGGGTTCATGTttagcccatatatatatatatatatatatatatatatatatatatatatatatatatatacagtacagaccaaaagtttggacacaccttctcattcaaagagttttctgtattttcatgactatgaattgtagattcacactgaaggcatcaaaactatgatttaactatgaattatcacatgtgtaattatatacttaacaaaaaagtgtgaaacaactgaaaatctgtcttatattctctgttcttcaaagtagccacctttttctttgattcctgctttgcacactcttggcattctcttgatgagcttcaagaggtagtcaccggaaatggttttcacttcacaggtgtgccctgtcaggtttaataagtgggatttcttaccTTATAAATggagttgggaccatcagttgtgttgtgcaaaagtcaggtggatacacagctgatagtcctactgaatatacTATTAGAATTTGAATTATGGCAAGAAATaatcagctaagtaaagaaaaatgattggccatcattactttatgatatgaaggtcagtcagtccaaaaaattgggcaaactttgaaagtgtccccaagtgcagttgcaaaaaccatcaagcactacaaagaaactggctcacatgaggactgccccaggaaaggaagaccaagagtcacctctgctgcagaggataagttcatacgAGTCACCAGCCTCTGAAATTGCAggataacagcagctcagattagagaccaggtcaatgccacgcagagttctagcagcagacacatctctacaacaactgttaagaggagactttgtgcagcaggccttcatggtaaaatagctgctagaaaaccactgctaaggacaggcaacaagcagaagagacttgtttgggctaaagaacacaaggaatggacattagaccagtggaaatctgtgctttggtctgatgagtccaaatttgagatctttgtttccaaccaccgtgtctttgtgcgacgcggaaaaggtgaacggatggactttACATGCCTgattcccaccgtgaagcatggaggaggaggtgtgatggtgtgggggtgctttgctgaccccaaacacacctctaggctgtgtaagagctatttgaccaagaaggagagtgatggggtgccatgccagatgacctggcctccacagtcaccagacctgaacccaatcaagatggtttggggtgagctggactgcagagagAAGGCAAAAGGgctaacaagtgctaagcatctctgggaactccttcaagactgttaaaagaccatttcaggtgactacctcttgaagctcatcaagagaatgccaagagtgtgcaaagcagtaatcaaagcaaaaggtatcAGCATATCTACAAAATATAATTGAAGGTGAGGCAGAGCTTGCtaaatttcaacatgcctgatcttttATTTCATCGGACATGAACTGCTATTTCCCTATTGAAAGAATCATGTACCCTTGGCCGAACTTAACATACACATTTATTATGGAGTCAGGAATAACAGCTGCATACAGAACTAACCCTTTTCCCTTTACAATATATTTAACttgagaaaaaaatatattgattaaatattataaaaatatataataaataaaagaaataaaaaaatagccATTTTGATATTTATGTAATAAAGCATACTATAAAAATGCCTTGTTATTTATCCCACACAGTGAATGTTATACACTTATAAAGTTACGACTGGTAGAatatggctactagagatgagtgagtactgttcggatcagccgatccaaacagcacgctccatagaaatgaatggatgcacctggtacttccgctttgacggcggccggccgcttaaccccccgtgtgtcggctacgtccattcatttctatgcgagcctgctgttcggatcggctgatccgaacagtactcgctcatctctaatggctacacTAAAACAAAAGATTTTATTGTGGTTTCATTGTGCAATAATAGTACAACattttataaatttggtattgttgCAGTAGTAACAAAGTAGTAGTAAAGTAATACTGACCCAAACCAGTAGAATAAAGTTGACACTGTACTTATGTTGCATGGTATGCAGcgcaaaatgtacattgtaaaaagcaatgataattttttttttttccatcccatttaggaaaaaataaataaaatctaatcAATAGACTAACATCAAACGAATCTGCTTCTGTAATGGGTTTATAACAACAGGTTT carries:
- the LOC142204413 gene encoding olfactory receptor 6E1-like, with protein sequence MFNTTRTFLLIELHYSRYLQNFIFSLLLVSYLITLAGNILIVTLTLKHQRLHTPMYFFLSNLSIVEICVTSTVTPKFLSVVASGNRVISYWGCILQCYFYFVLGSVDFFLLAVMSFDRYVAICQPLHYITVMNHRLCLYLAAGSWLCGFAETLLPTILFFNLRFCGSNVIEHFFCDIDPILKLVCEDISLINHLNLMASSFTILGSLTCIIVSYTFIIVAIFKIRSGGQRWKTFSTCSSHLILVFLFYSGSVIMCLRFINGFTIDFNIAAVVLNTIITPMLNPFIYTLRNSQVRQAIQEVIGWS